The following nucleotide sequence is from Pseudobutyrivibrio ruminis HUN009.
TGAAGATGAAAGCTTTTCTATGATGGAACGCTTTGCAGTAACTCGGAAGCTAACTGTGTTTACGCCATCTTTTATTTCATAAAGCTTTCCCGCACTCTTGAGGACGTCTTCATTGGTTACTGTAACAACAGCAGTGAATGTCCTAGTCTGGGTTGGGTCATCGATGTTTACAACAACCAACCAAAGCAGGAATGAAAACACCACCGCTAAAATTTTTAATCCTACATCTTTTGTAAGGGCATTAATAATTTTTTGCTTCATGCCATACCTCCTTCTGAAGTATGGGCTGTACCATCCTCTTCAACATCAGGATTCTGGATGCGCTTAAGCTCTGCAATAAGCTCGTCCTCCTTGACATCTCGAACGATGCGTCCCTCTCTTGCGTATGATACTGTTCCAGTTTCTTCTGAAACAACGATTGTAAGGGAATCGGAAACTTCGCTGATGCCAACAGCTGCTCTGTGACGAGTTCCCAAATCCTTTGATAAAGCCATATTGTCTGAAAGAGGAAGGTAACATGTTGCAGAAACAACTCTGTCTCCTCTCACAATAACAGCACCATCGTGAAGTGGTGTGTTTTTCTCGAATATATTGATAAGAAGCTGTCTGGTTACAAGAGCGTCCAGACTGATTCCTGTTCTTTCGAATTCTGTAAGCTGCATATCGTTTTCAACAACGATAAGGGCTCCTGTTTTAACTGCTCCCATTTCATAGCAAGCAGATACCAAACCGGTGATGGTTGAATCGTCGAATTTCTTAGCACCTGGCTTGAGCAAGTTCCAGGTGAATAGTGAAGTGATTTTACGACGTCCTATTTGTTCCAGGGCACGACGAAGCTCTGGCTGGAACACCACGATCAATACCGTAACAGCAACTGAGACGAATCTCTCGCCCAACCAGAGGATAGTGTTCATCTGAAAGATTGCTGCAAGCACAAAAAACAGCATGATAAAAATGACGCCTCTAATAAGCATCCAAACCCTGCTGTTTTTCACCCATACCAATAAGTGATATACGAAGTATGCAATTATGAAAATTTCAATTACATCTGTAATGGAAACATCTGGAATATTTACATTGAAATAATCATCGATGAAGGCATCTACAGCATTGACAAAATCAACCAATGATCCACTTCCTTACTACCCTGTCGGGGATTATATTTTCTTTACTTCTTTTTCTTCTTCTACAATTCTGATCTTTGGTACTGCAGTTACATAATAGTAATAATCATCATCCTCAAACTGAACCTTTTCAATTCGTGAGTAGTCTAAATCGAGAATGAAGTAATTTAAAATGAAACCTACAACTAAAACGATAATATTGCCAAGGATGAGCCCTGGGATTTCGCCCTTTTGGCTAGTGAGCAAAAAGCCGGCAATCATAATAATGAACTCTACGACAACGCCTGCAAAGTTTGCAACTATCCATGACATATTGATGCTAGCCTGACGAAGTAAATAAACAACTAAAAACATTGCAACCATGGCAGCTAGGAAGAAGTAGAACATCTTACTCTTGATAAGCTGCTCGTTTAATAAAGAAAAAACCGAAACATCGCTAGTCTCATCCAAGATAGCGGCCGCATTAATTTTAATTACGTGTAGATAATATGCAGTAACTGTTCCGCAAATAACTGAGCAAAGCTCGTTGATATTTGACATAAGGCCAGTGCCAAGTGCCATCACATATGGTGAGTGCAATGAATAGCAAACTGGAACCATGACCATATTGTAAGTATTTTTGCTTCTAAAATATGCACAAACGAGATAGCCAATGACCACCAAAGCTAGTGCAACAAGAGCAACTTGAGCGCCAAGCTCCGCTAAATCAACCAATAAAACTAACAATAAAATAAGGGAAACACCCTGAATTGGGAAAAATGCACTTATAATGGTAATGATAATAGAAACCCAAAGCTGGCTAACTGTATCATTGTAGCCAAAGTTGGATTTGATGCACATAAGACCTACGAAGGCAATAAGTGCGCTCCATATTTTCAAAAAAATCATTTCTCTTGAGAGAATGAATCTTCTAATGTCATCTCGTAATCTGATAAATGCGTTCATTTTATATTGATCCTTTAGTATATTTCTTCTTTGTTTCTAGCAAGTAATGGTTTGGTCTGTTGAGCTTCATCCTCATACA
It contains:
- the cdaA gene encoding diadenylate cyclase CdaA, which codes for MVDFVNAVDAFIDDYFNVNIPDVSITDVIEIFIIAYFVYHLLVWVKNSRVWMLIRGVIFIMLFFVLAAIFQMNTILWLGERFVSVAVTVLIVVFQPELRRALEQIGRRKITSLFTWNLLKPGAKKFDDSTITGLVSACYEMGAVKTGALIVVENDMQLTEFERTGISLDALVTRQLLINIFEKNTPLHDGAVIVRGDRVVSATCYLPLSDNMALSKDLGTRHRAAVGISEVSDSLTIVVSEETGTVSYAREGRIVRDVKEDELIAELKRIQNPDVEEDGTAHTSEGGMA